The genomic region AGTTAAGGAAATGTCTGAGAAATATAATATGGATGATTATAGGGGAACGATATATCAATTAGATTTTCTAAATAATTATAACGGAGAAGTAATTCCTATGTGGGATCATGAAAGTAAGCTTAAGGCTTTAACAGAGCTTGCAAGTAAATATAATATAGATTTAGAAAATAGCTATGCTTATGGTGATACATCAGGAGATTTTACAATGTTTAAATCAGTGGGAAATCCATATGCTATTAATCCTACAAGAGAGTTGATAGATAAGGTTATGGAAAGTGAAGAGGTAAAAGAAAAAATTAATGTAATAGTTGAACGAAAGGATGTTGTGTATAGCATCGATTTAGATACCGTTAAAATCATTTAATATCTTATGCTAAATAATAAGCTAAGGAAAAATAGTTTTCATTCATAGAAGGGGATTATAATGATAGAAATTAAAAATAAAGTTTTAGAAGA from Clostridium isatidis harbors:
- a CDS encoding HAD-IB family hydrolase, coding for MKKIAAFFDIDGTIYREGLITEVFKKIIKYELVSEDRWYKDVRPSYIKWDKRQGDYDDYLSKMVDVYIEAIKGVNKSYVEYIAKRVIEQNGDRVYTFTRDRLKWHKEQGHLVIAISGSPVELVKEMSEKYNMDDYRGTIYQLDFLNNYNGEVIPMWDHESKLKALTELASKYNIDLENSYAYGDTSGDFTMFKSVGNPYAINPTRELIDKVMESEEVKEKINVIVERKDVVYSIDLDTVKII